In Arachis stenosperma cultivar V10309 chromosome 1, arast.V10309.gnm1.PFL2, whole genome shotgun sequence, one DNA window encodes the following:
- the LOC130963712 gene encoding toMV susceptible protein tm-1(GCR26), whose amino-acid sequence MPHHPTTLRVFCVGTLDTKFHELRFLYNSLRSNLQRFSTHLSSKVEVVVVDVSAGPEEPKSIQDFTFVSRSEVLSCCGGSNAYESDRGKAVARMCQGLEQFLKNSQNDKEGVAVAGVIGIGGSGGTSILSSPFRSLPIGVPKVIVSTVASGQTEPYVGTSDLVLFPSIVDIAGVNSVSKVILSNAAAAFAGMVVGRAIQSLEDSSSVGDKPTVGITMFGVTTPCVDAVKDRLNKEGYESLVFHATGVGGRAMENLVREGFIQGVFDITTTEVADYIVGGIMACDSSRFDAISEKKVPLVLSVGALDMVNFGAKDTIPQEFQQRNIYEHNKQVSLMRTTVEENKKFADFIANKLNNSSSKIRVCLPEKGISALDAPGKPFHDPKATDTLLNELQRLVQTNNDRQVKVYPHHINDLEFANALVDAFLEINESSTKDSTHKQVASPESIDHFRKDDDASNASSFRNIGYAPSEFPDAKPETLEKTRFILQQLKSQIDKGIPIIGAGAGTGISAKFEEAGGVDLIVLYNSGRFRMAGRGSLAGLLPFADANAVVLDMANEVLPVVKKVPVLAGVCATDPFRRMDFFLKQVESTGFSGVQNFPTVGLFDGNFRQNLEETGMGYSLEVEMIQKGHKMGLLTTPYAFNQHEAAEMAKVGADIIVAHMGLTTTGSIGAKTAVSLEESVVRVQAIADAAHRINPNAIVLCHGGPISGPKEAEFILKRTKGVHGFYGASSMERLPVEQAITSTVKEYKAISIS is encoded by the exons ATGCCGCACCATCCAACCACCCTTCGAGTCTTCTGCGTCGGAACCCTCGACACCAAGTTCCACGAGCTCCGCTTCCTCTACAACTCTCTCCGTTCCAATCTCCAACGCTTCTCCACTCACCTTTCCTCCAAG GTAgaggtggtggttgttgatgtCTCTGCTGGTCCAGAGGAACCAAAGAGCATCCAAGATTTCACATTCGTTTCCAGGAGCGAAGTTCTCTCTTGCTGTGGTGGATCAAACGCGTATGAATCGGACAGAGGCAAGGCCGTTGCGAGGATGTGCCAAGGACTTGAGCAGTTCTTGAAGAACTCTCAAAACGACAAGGAGGGTGTTGCCGTTGCAGGCGTCATCGGAATTGGGGGCAGTGGAGGGACATCAATACTTTCTTCTCCCTTCAG GTCCCTTCCAATTGGTGTCCCTAAGGTTATTGTGTCAACCGTGGCCAGTGGTCAAACTGAACCTTATGTTGGGACATCGGATTTGGTGTTGTTTCCTTCCATTGTGGACATTGCTGGAGTTAATAGTGTTAGCAAGGTAATATTGTCCAATGCAGCTGCTGCTTTCGCTGGAATGGTTGTTGGAAGAGCTATTCAGAGCTTAGAAGATTCGTCTTCTGTGGGAGATAAGCCTACTGTTGGTATAACTATGTTTGGGGTTACTACTCCATGTGTCGATGCTGTTAAAGATAGGTTGAATAAGGAAGGTTATGAGAGCCTTGTTTTCCATGCAACTGGGGTTGGTGGCAGGGCTATGGAGAATTTGGTTAGAGAGGGATTTATACAG GGTGTTTTTGACATCACAACAACAGAAGTAGCAGACTACATAGTTGGAGGCATAATGGCATGTGACAGTTCTCGCTTTGATGCCATTTCAGAGAAGAAAGTTCCCCTAGTTCTAAGTGTTGGAGCATTAGACATGGTGAACTTTGGTGCGAAAGATACCATACCTCAGGAATTTCAGCAGAGAAATATATATGAGCATAATAAGCAG GTTTCACTCATGCGAACAACTGTAGAGGAGAACAAAAAGTTTGCTGATTTCATTGCAAATAAACTGAACAATTCATCATCTAAAATCCGTGTTTGCCTCCCAGAAAAGGGTATATCTGCTTTAGATGCACCAGGGAAGCCTTTTCATGACCCGAAGGCAACGGATACTCTTCTTAATGAACTACAAAGGCTTGTTCAGACAAATAATGATCGTCAG GTAAAAGTGTATCCCCATCATATTAATGACCTTGAGTTTGCAAATGCATTAGTTGATGCATTTTTGGAGATTAATGAGAGTTCTACTAAAGATTCTACTCATAAACAAGTAGCCAGTCCTGAATCCATTGATCACTTTCGTAAAGATGATGATGCTTCAAATGCATCAAGTTTTAGGAACATTGGCTATGCGCCTAGTGAATTCCCAGATGCAAAACCAG AAACTTTGGAGAAAACACGCTTTATATTGCAGCAATTAAAATCTCAAATAGATAAAGGAATACCTATAATCGGAGCTGGTGCTGGGACAGGCATATCTGCCAAGTTTGAAGAAGCTGGAGGTGTTGATCTGATAGTGCTGTACAACTCAGGGCGCTTCCGGATGGCAGGGAGAGGCTCATTAGCTGGGCTTTTACCTTTCGCCGATGCTAATGCTGTTGTGCTTGACATGGCTAATGAAGTTTTGCCA GTGGTAAAGAAGGTACCGGTTCTTGCTGGAGTTTGTGCAACTGATCCTTTCCGTCGAATGGATTTCTTCCTTAAACAGGTGGAGTCTACTGGATTTTCTGGGGTGCAAAATTTTCCAACAGTTGGGTTATTCGATGGAAATTTCAGACAAAATCTTGAAGAAACCGGAATGGGATATAG CTTGGAAGTTGAGATGATCCAAAAAGGTCATAAAATGGGTCTCTTGACAACCCCATATGCATTCAATCAACATGAAGCTGCCGAAATGGCTAAAGTTGGTGCTGATATTATAGTGGCCCATATGGGTCTAACTACAACGGGCTCAATCGGTGCAAAAACTGCTGTTTCACTGGAGGAAAGTGTGGTTCGTGTACAAGCTATTGCAGATGCTGCACATAGGATCAATCCCAATGCAATTGTGCTGTGCCATGGAG GTCCAATATCAGGTCCAAAGGAAGCAGAATTCATATTAAAGAGAACCAAGGGAGTCCATGGATTTTATGGCGCATCGAGCATGGAAAGACTACCGGTGGAACAGGCTATCACAAGTACAGTCAAAGAGTACAAAGCAATTTCCATTAGCTGA
- the LOC130963718 gene encoding uncharacterized protein LOC130963718 gives MSMSMAMIMSEVNHQRIKTNGIWLHIAEQGTGPLVLLLHGFPEIWYSWRHQLKYLANHGYHAVAPDLRGYGDSDSPISPSSYTFMHVVGDLLGLIDHFGEHQAFVVGDDWGANIGWHMSLFRPDRVKGFVAIGVPYFPRIPTIKTVEAIRMAYGDNTHVSQFQEPGRAERAFARYDCLTVMKKFMLATWTEFLAAPPGMEIIDFLPTPSALPSWITEEELMVFADKFQESGFTGAFNYYRAMNLNWELLAPWEGSKITVPTKFIAGERDFGFKSSGGTKDYVEGDLFKSLVPNLEVVIMDGHHFIHQEKAQLVSDEILSFIRKLSSD, from the exons ATGTCTATGTCCATGGCCATGATCATGAGTGAAGTGAATCACCAAAGAATCAAAACCAACGGGATATGGTTGCACATAGCAGAGCAAGGAACAGGACCACTGGTTCTGCTGCTTCATGGCTTTCCAGAGATATGGTATTCATGGCGCCACCAGCTCAAATACTTGGCCAACCATGGTTATCATGCAGTAGCACCTGATCTAAGAGGATATGGTGATTCAGATTCTCCTATCAGCCCCAGTTCCTACACTTTTATGCACGTAGTTGGTGACCTTTTAGGCCTCATTGACCACTTTGGGGAACACCAG GCATTTGTTGTTGGAGATGATTGGGGAGCAAACATTGGTTGGCACATGAGTCTCTTTAGGCCTGATAGAGTTAAGGGATTTGTTGCTATAGGCGTTCCTTACTTCCCAAGGATTCCAACTATTAAAACCGTTGAAGCTATCAGAATGGCATATGGTGATAATACTCATGTCTCCCAGTTCCAG GAACCGGGTCGAGCAGAGAGAGCCTTCGCAAGATATGATTGTTTGACAGTGATGAAGAAGTTCATGTTAGCGACTTGGACCGAATTTCTTGCAGCTCCTCCTGGCATGGAGATTATTGATTTCTTGCCAACACCTTCCGCTTTGCCATCTTGGATAACTGAAGAGGAACTCATGGTCTTTGCTGACAAATTTCAAGAGTCTGGTTTTACTGGTGCATTCAACTATTACCGTGCAATGAACCT AAACTGGGAGCTTCTTGCACCATGGGAGGGATCAAAGATTACAGTTCCAACAAAGTTCATTGCTGGAGAGAGAGACTTTGGTTTCAAAAGTAGTGGGGGTACAAAGGATTATGTGGAAGGAGACTTGTTTAAGAGTCTCGTTCCAAATCTGGAAGTAGTTATAATGGATGGCCACCATTTTATACATCAGGAGAAAGCTCAACTAGTTTCTGATGAAATCCTTTCATTCATCCGCAAATTATCTTCGGATTAA